A stretch of the Gracilinanus agilis isolate LMUSP501 chromosome 4, AgileGrace, whole genome shotgun sequence genome encodes the following:
- the EXOC7 gene encoding exocyst complex component 7 isoform X5 — MIPPQEASVRRREIEDKLKQEEETLSFIRDSLEKSDQLTKNMVSILSSFESRLMKLENSIIPVHKQTENLQRLQENVEKTLSCLDHVISYYHVASDTEKIIREGPTGRLEEYLGCMAKIQKAVEYFQDNNPDSPELNRVKFLFERGKESLESEFRSLMTRHSKVVSPVLILDLISGEDEMEAQDDMTLEHLSESVLHDVIRISRWLVEYGRNQDFMNVYYQIRSSQLDRSIKGLKEHFRKSTTSSGVPYSPAIPNKRKDTPTKKPVKRPGTIRKAQNLLKQYSQHGLDGKKGGSNLIPLEGRDDMLDMEIDAYIHCVSAFVKLAQSEYQLLTDIIPEHHQKKTFDSLIQDALDGLMMEGENIVSVARKAIIRHDYSAVLTVFPILRHLKQTKPEFDQVLQGTAASTKNKLPGLITSMETTGAKALEDFADNIKNDPDKEYNMPKDGTVHELTSNAILFLQQLLDFQETAGAMLASQVLGDTYNIPLDPRETSSSATSYNSEFSKRLLSTYICKVLGNLQLNLLSKSKVYEDPALRAIFLHNNYNYILKSLEKSELIHLVAVTQKTAERSYREHIEQQIQTYQRSWLKVTDYISEKNLPVFQPGVKLRDKERQMIKERFKGFNDGLEELCKIQKAWAIPDTEQRDKIRQAQKTIVKENYGAFLHRYASVPFTKNPEKYIKYRVEQVADMIERLFDTSA, encoded by the exons ATGATTCCTCCTCAGGAGGCGTCCGTGCGGCGGCGAGAAATAGAGGACAAATTGAAGCAG GAGGAAGAGACGCTCTCTTTTATCCGAGACAGCCTGGAAAAGAGCGACCAGCTCACCAAGAACATG GTTTCTATCCTATCATCTTTTGAGAGCCGGCTTATGAAGCTGGAGAACTCCATCATTCCTGTGCACAAGCAAACAGAGAATCTACAGCGATTACAAGAGAACGTGGAGAAGACCCTATCCTGTCTAGACCATGTCATCAGCTATTACCATGTGGCCAGTGACACAGAGAAGATAATTAGGGAAGG CCCCACAGGAAGGCTGGAGGAATACCTAGGATGCATGGCCAAAATACAGAAGGCAGTGGAGTATTTTCAGGACAACAATCCTGACAGCCCAGAGCTGAACCGCGTG AAGTTCCTGTTTGAGCGTGGAAAAGAGTCCCTGGAGTCTGAGTTCCGAAGTTTGATGACTCGGCACAGTAAGGTCGTCTCCCCTGTGCTTATTCTGGACCTGATCAGTGGGGAAGATGAAATGGAGGCTCAAGATGACATGACTCTGGAGCACCTCTCTGAGAGTGTGCTCCATGATGTCATTCGAATTTCTCGCTGGCTGGTGGAATATGGCAGGAACCAAG ATTTCATGAATGTTTACTATCAGATCCGTTCCAGTCAGCTGGACCGCTCCATCAAGGGCCTGAAAGAGCACTTTCGAAAAAGTACTACTTCTTCTGGAGTTCCTTACTCCCCTGCTATTCCCAATAAAAGGAAAGATACACCTACCAAAAAACCAGTCAAACGGCCAG GGACGATTCGTAAGGCTCAGAACCTTCTGAAACAGTATTCTCAGCATGGTCTAGATGGGAAAAAGGGGGGTTCTAACCTCATTCCTCTGGAAG GGAGGGATGATATGCTGGATATGGAAATCGATGCCTACATCCACTGCGTCAGTGCCTTTGTCAAGTTGGCACAAAGCGAGTACCAGCTGCTGACAGATATCATCCCGGAACACCATCAAAAAAAGACCTTTGACTCCCTTATCCAG GACGCATTGGATGGACTGATGATGGAGGGGGAGAACATTGTGTCAGTTGCCCGAAAGGCCATCATCCGACATGACTACTCAGCTGTACTCACAGTCTTCCCCATCTTACGGCATCTTAAGCAAACCAAGCCCGAGTTTGATCAGGTACTTCAG GGCACAGCTGCCAGCACCAAGAACAAGCTGCCAGGACTCATTACTTCCATGGAGACCACTGGTGCCAAAGCCCTTGAGGATTTTGCTGATAACATCAAG AATGACCCAGACAAGGAATACAACATGCCCAAGGATGGCACTGTCCATGAGCTCACAAGCAAT GCCATCCTCTTCCTGCAGCAGCTTCTAGACTTTCAGGAAACAGCTGGTGCCATGCTGGCCTCACAAG TCCTTGGGGACACATACAATATTCCTTTAGACCCCCGAG AGACAAGTTCCTCTGCCACCAGCTATAACTCCGAATTCAGCAAACGACTACTAAGCACCTATATCT GTAAAGTTCTCGGTAACCTGCAACTAAACCTGCTCAGCAAGTCCAAAGTATATGAGGACCCAGCACTAAGGGCCATTTTTCTGCACAACAACTACAACTACATCCTCAAATCCCTGGAAAA GTCAGAACTCATCCATCTGGTGGCAGTGACCCAGAAGACAGCTGAGCGCTCGTACCGAGAACACATTGAGCAGCAGATTCAAACATACCAGCGCAG CTGGCTAAAGGTAACTGACTACATTTCtgaaaagaacctacctgtattCCAACCTGGAGTCAAG CTCCGAGACAAGGAACGACAGATGATAAAGGAACGCTTTAAG GGCTTCAATGATGGCCTCGAAGAGCTCTGCAAAATCCAAAAGGCCTGGGCCATTCCAGACACTGAACAGAGGGACAAGATCCGCCAGGCTCAGAAAACCATTGTCAAAGAGAACTATGGGGCCTTCCTGCACAG GTATGCCAGCGTACCCTTCACCAAGAATCCTGAGAAGTACATCAAGTACCGCGTGGAGCAGGTGGCAGACATGATCGAGCGCCTATTTGACACATCAGCCTGA
- the EXOC7 gene encoding exocyst complex component 7 isoform X4, translating to MIPPQEASVRRREIEDKLKQEEETLSFIRDSLEKSDQLTKNMVSILSSFESRLMKLENSIIPVHKQTENLQRLQENVEKTLSCLDHVISYYHVASDTEKIIREGPTGRLEEYLGCMAKIQKAVEYFQDNNPDSPELNRVKFLFERGKESLESEFRSLMTRHSKVVSPVLILDLISGEDEMEAQDDMTLEHLSESVLHDVIRISRWLVEYGRNQDFMNVYYQIRSSQLDRSIKGLKEHFRKSTTSSGVPYSPAIPNKRKDTPTKKPVKRPGTIRKAQNLLKQYSQHGLDGKKGGSNLIPLEGRDDMLDMEIDAYIHCVSAFVKLAQSEYQLLTDIIPEHHQKKTFDSLIQDALDGLMMEGENIVSVARKAIIRHDYSAVLTVFPILRHLKQTKPEFDQVLQGTAASTKNKLPGLITSMETTGAKALEDFADNIKNDPDKEYNMPKDGTVHELTSNAILFLQQLLDFQETAGAMLASQETSSSATSYNSEFSKRLLSTYICKVLGNLQLNLLSKSKVYEDPALRAIFLHNNYNYILKSLEKSELIHLVAVTQKTAERSYREHIEQQIQTYQRSWLKVTDYISEKNLPVFQPGVKLRDKERQMIKERFKGFNDGLEELCKIQKAWAIPDTEQRDKIRQAQKTIVKENYGAFLHRYASVPFTKNPEKYIKYRVEQVADMIERLFDTSA from the exons ATGATTCCTCCTCAGGAGGCGTCCGTGCGGCGGCGAGAAATAGAGGACAAATTGAAGCAG GAGGAAGAGACGCTCTCTTTTATCCGAGACAGCCTGGAAAAGAGCGACCAGCTCACCAAGAACATG GTTTCTATCCTATCATCTTTTGAGAGCCGGCTTATGAAGCTGGAGAACTCCATCATTCCTGTGCACAAGCAAACAGAGAATCTACAGCGATTACAAGAGAACGTGGAGAAGACCCTATCCTGTCTAGACCATGTCATCAGCTATTACCATGTGGCCAGTGACACAGAGAAGATAATTAGGGAAGG CCCCACAGGAAGGCTGGAGGAATACCTAGGATGCATGGCCAAAATACAGAAGGCAGTGGAGTATTTTCAGGACAACAATCCTGACAGCCCAGAGCTGAACCGCGTG AAGTTCCTGTTTGAGCGTGGAAAAGAGTCCCTGGAGTCTGAGTTCCGAAGTTTGATGACTCGGCACAGTAAGGTCGTCTCCCCTGTGCTTATTCTGGACCTGATCAGTGGGGAAGATGAAATGGAGGCTCAAGATGACATGACTCTGGAGCACCTCTCTGAGAGTGTGCTCCATGATGTCATTCGAATTTCTCGCTGGCTGGTGGAATATGGCAGGAACCAAG ATTTCATGAATGTTTACTATCAGATCCGTTCCAGTCAGCTGGACCGCTCCATCAAGGGCCTGAAAGAGCACTTTCGAAAAAGTACTACTTCTTCTGGAGTTCCTTACTCCCCTGCTATTCCCAATAAAAGGAAAGATACACCTACCAAAAAACCAGTCAAACGGCCAG GGACGATTCGTAAGGCTCAGAACCTTCTGAAACAGTATTCTCAGCATGGTCTAGATGGGAAAAAGGGGGGTTCTAACCTCATTCCTCTGGAAG GGAGGGATGATATGCTGGATATGGAAATCGATGCCTACATCCACTGCGTCAGTGCCTTTGTCAAGTTGGCACAAAGCGAGTACCAGCTGCTGACAGATATCATCCCGGAACACCATCAAAAAAAGACCTTTGACTCCCTTATCCAG GACGCATTGGATGGACTGATGATGGAGGGGGAGAACATTGTGTCAGTTGCCCGAAAGGCCATCATCCGACATGACTACTCAGCTGTACTCACAGTCTTCCCCATCTTACGGCATCTTAAGCAAACCAAGCCCGAGTTTGATCAGGTACTTCAG GGCACAGCTGCCAGCACCAAGAACAAGCTGCCAGGACTCATTACTTCCATGGAGACCACTGGTGCCAAAGCCCTTGAGGATTTTGCTGATAACATCAAG AATGACCCAGACAAGGAATACAACATGCCCAAGGATGGCACTGTCCATGAGCTCACAAGCAAT GCCATCCTCTTCCTGCAGCAGCTTCTAGACTTTCAGGAAACAGCTGGTGCCATGCTGGCCTCACAAG AGACAAGTTCCTCTGCCACCAGCTATAACTCCGAATTCAGCAAACGACTACTAAGCACCTATATCT GTAAAGTTCTCGGTAACCTGCAACTAAACCTGCTCAGCAAGTCCAAAGTATATGAGGACCCAGCACTAAGGGCCATTTTTCTGCACAACAACTACAACTACATCCTCAAATCCCTGGAAAA GTCAGAACTCATCCATCTGGTGGCAGTGACCCAGAAGACAGCTGAGCGCTCGTACCGAGAACACATTGAGCAGCAGATTCAAACATACCAGCGCAG CTGGCTAAAGGTAACTGACTACATTTCtgaaaagaacctacctgtattCCAACCTGGAGTCAAG CTCCGAGACAAGGAACGACAGATGATAAAGGAACGCTTTAAG GGCTTCAATGATGGCCTCGAAGAGCTCTGCAAAATCCAAAAGGCCTGGGCCATTCCAGACACTGAACAGAGGGACAAGATCCGCCAGGCTCAGAAAACCATTGTCAAAGAGAACTATGGGGCCTTCCTGCACAG GTATGCCAGCGTACCCTTCACCAAGAATCCTGAGAAGTACATCAAGTACCGCGTGGAGCAGGTGGCAGACATGATCGAGCGCCTATTTGACACATCAGCCTGA
- the EXOC7 gene encoding exocyst complex component 7 isoform X7: protein MIPPQEASVRRREIEDKLKQEEETLSFIRDSLEKSDQLTKNMVSILSSFESRLMKLENSIIPVHKQTENLQRLQENVEKTLSCLDHVISYYHVASDTEKIIREGPTGRLEEYLGCMAKIQKAVEYFQDNNPDSPELNRVKFLFERGKESLESEFRSLMTRHSKVVSPVLILDLISGEDEMEAQDDMTLEHLSESVLHDVIRISRWLVEYGRNQDFMNVYYQIRSSQLDRSIKGLKEHFRKSTTSSGVPYSPAIPNKRKDTPTKKPVKRPGRDDMLDMEIDAYIHCVSAFVKLAQSEYQLLTDIIPEHHQKKTFDSLIQDALDGLMMEGENIVSVARKAIIRHDYSAVLTVFPILRHLKQTKPEFDQVLQGTAASTKNKLPGLITSMETTGAKALEDFADNIKNDPDKEYNMPKDGTVHELTSNAILFLQQLLDFQETAGAMLASQETSSSATSYNSEFSKRLLSTYICKVLGNLQLNLLSKSKVYEDPALRAIFLHNNYNYILKSLEKSELIHLVAVTQKTAERSYREHIEQQIQTYQRSWLKVTDYISEKNLPVFQPGVKLRDKERQMIKERFKGFNDGLEELCKIQKAWAIPDTEQRDKIRQAQKTIVKENYGAFLHRYASVPFTKNPEKYIKYRVEQVADMIERLFDTSA, encoded by the exons ATGATTCCTCCTCAGGAGGCGTCCGTGCGGCGGCGAGAAATAGAGGACAAATTGAAGCAG GAGGAAGAGACGCTCTCTTTTATCCGAGACAGCCTGGAAAAGAGCGACCAGCTCACCAAGAACATG GTTTCTATCCTATCATCTTTTGAGAGCCGGCTTATGAAGCTGGAGAACTCCATCATTCCTGTGCACAAGCAAACAGAGAATCTACAGCGATTACAAGAGAACGTGGAGAAGACCCTATCCTGTCTAGACCATGTCATCAGCTATTACCATGTGGCCAGTGACACAGAGAAGATAATTAGGGAAGG CCCCACAGGAAGGCTGGAGGAATACCTAGGATGCATGGCCAAAATACAGAAGGCAGTGGAGTATTTTCAGGACAACAATCCTGACAGCCCAGAGCTGAACCGCGTG AAGTTCCTGTTTGAGCGTGGAAAAGAGTCCCTGGAGTCTGAGTTCCGAAGTTTGATGACTCGGCACAGTAAGGTCGTCTCCCCTGTGCTTATTCTGGACCTGATCAGTGGGGAAGATGAAATGGAGGCTCAAGATGACATGACTCTGGAGCACCTCTCTGAGAGTGTGCTCCATGATGTCATTCGAATTTCTCGCTGGCTGGTGGAATATGGCAGGAACCAAG ATTTCATGAATGTTTACTATCAGATCCGTTCCAGTCAGCTGGACCGCTCCATCAAGGGCCTGAAAGAGCACTTTCGAAAAAGTACTACTTCTTCTGGAGTTCCTTACTCCCCTGCTATTCCCAATAAAAGGAAAGATACACCTACCAAAAAACCAGTCAAACGGCCAG GGAGGGATGATATGCTGGATATGGAAATCGATGCCTACATCCACTGCGTCAGTGCCTTTGTCAAGTTGGCACAAAGCGAGTACCAGCTGCTGACAGATATCATCCCGGAACACCATCAAAAAAAGACCTTTGACTCCCTTATCCAG GACGCATTGGATGGACTGATGATGGAGGGGGAGAACATTGTGTCAGTTGCCCGAAAGGCCATCATCCGACATGACTACTCAGCTGTACTCACAGTCTTCCCCATCTTACGGCATCTTAAGCAAACCAAGCCCGAGTTTGATCAGGTACTTCAG GGCACAGCTGCCAGCACCAAGAACAAGCTGCCAGGACTCATTACTTCCATGGAGACCACTGGTGCCAAAGCCCTTGAGGATTTTGCTGATAACATCAAG AATGACCCAGACAAGGAATACAACATGCCCAAGGATGGCACTGTCCATGAGCTCACAAGCAAT GCCATCCTCTTCCTGCAGCAGCTTCTAGACTTTCAGGAAACAGCTGGTGCCATGCTGGCCTCACAAG AGACAAGTTCCTCTGCCACCAGCTATAACTCCGAATTCAGCAAACGACTACTAAGCACCTATATCT GTAAAGTTCTCGGTAACCTGCAACTAAACCTGCTCAGCAAGTCCAAAGTATATGAGGACCCAGCACTAAGGGCCATTTTTCTGCACAACAACTACAACTACATCCTCAAATCCCTGGAAAA GTCAGAACTCATCCATCTGGTGGCAGTGACCCAGAAGACAGCTGAGCGCTCGTACCGAGAACACATTGAGCAGCAGATTCAAACATACCAGCGCAG CTGGCTAAAGGTAACTGACTACATTTCtgaaaagaacctacctgtattCCAACCTGGAGTCAAG CTCCGAGACAAGGAACGACAGATGATAAAGGAACGCTTTAAG GGCTTCAATGATGGCCTCGAAGAGCTCTGCAAAATCCAAAAGGCCTGGGCCATTCCAGACACTGAACAGAGGGACAAGATCCGCCAGGCTCAGAAAACCATTGTCAAAGAGAACTATGGGGCCTTCCTGCACAG GTATGCCAGCGTACCCTTCACCAAGAATCCTGAGAAGTACATCAAGTACCGCGTGGAGCAGGTGGCAGACATGATCGAGCGCCTATTTGACACATCAGCCTGA
- the EXOC7 gene encoding exocyst complex component 7 isoform X8: MIPPQEASVRRREIEDKLKQEEETLSFIRDSLEKSDQLTKNMVSILSSFESRLMKLENSIIPVHKQTENLQRLQENVEKTLSCLDHVISYYHVASDTEKIIREGPTGRLEEYLGCMAKIQKAVEYFQDNNPDSPELNRVKFLFERGKESLESEFRSLMTRHSKVVSPVLILDLISGEDEMEAQDDMTLEHLSESVLHDVIRISRWLVEYGRNQDFMNVYYQIRSSQLDRSIKGLKEHFRKSTTSSGVPYSPAIPNKRKDTPTKKPVKRPGRDDMLDMEIDAYIHCVSAFVKLAQSEYQLLTDIIPEHHQKKTFDSLIQDALDGLMMEGENIVSVARKAIIRHDYSAVLTVFPILRHLKQTKPEFDQVLQGTAASTKNKLPGLITSMETTGAKALEDFADNIKNDPDKEYNMPKDGTVHELTSNAILFLQQLLDFQETAGAMLASQVLGDTYNIPLDPRETSSSATSYNSEFSKRLLSTYICKVLGNLQLNLLSKSKVYEDPALRAIFLHNNYNYILKSLEKSELIHLVAVTQKTAERSYREHIEQQIQTYQRSWLKVTDYISEKNLPVFQPGVKLRDKERQMIKERFKGFNDGLEELCKIQKAWAIPDTEQRDKIRQAQKTIVKENYGAFLHRYASVPFTKNPEKYIKYRVEQVADMIERLFDTSA, encoded by the exons ATGATTCCTCCTCAGGAGGCGTCCGTGCGGCGGCGAGAAATAGAGGACAAATTGAAGCAG GAGGAAGAGACGCTCTCTTTTATCCGAGACAGCCTGGAAAAGAGCGACCAGCTCACCAAGAACATG GTTTCTATCCTATCATCTTTTGAGAGCCGGCTTATGAAGCTGGAGAACTCCATCATTCCTGTGCACAAGCAAACAGAGAATCTACAGCGATTACAAGAGAACGTGGAGAAGACCCTATCCTGTCTAGACCATGTCATCAGCTATTACCATGTGGCCAGTGACACAGAGAAGATAATTAGGGAAGG CCCCACAGGAAGGCTGGAGGAATACCTAGGATGCATGGCCAAAATACAGAAGGCAGTGGAGTATTTTCAGGACAACAATCCTGACAGCCCAGAGCTGAACCGCGTG AAGTTCCTGTTTGAGCGTGGAAAAGAGTCCCTGGAGTCTGAGTTCCGAAGTTTGATGACTCGGCACAGTAAGGTCGTCTCCCCTGTGCTTATTCTGGACCTGATCAGTGGGGAAGATGAAATGGAGGCTCAAGATGACATGACTCTGGAGCACCTCTCTGAGAGTGTGCTCCATGATGTCATTCGAATTTCTCGCTGGCTGGTGGAATATGGCAGGAACCAAG ATTTCATGAATGTTTACTATCAGATCCGTTCCAGTCAGCTGGACCGCTCCATCAAGGGCCTGAAAGAGCACTTTCGAAAAAGTACTACTTCTTCTGGAGTTCCTTACTCCCCTGCTATTCCCAATAAAAGGAAAGATACACCTACCAAAAAACCAGTCAAACGGCCAG GGAGGGATGATATGCTGGATATGGAAATCGATGCCTACATCCACTGCGTCAGTGCCTTTGTCAAGTTGGCACAAAGCGAGTACCAGCTGCTGACAGATATCATCCCGGAACACCATCAAAAAAAGACCTTTGACTCCCTTATCCAG GACGCATTGGATGGACTGATGATGGAGGGGGAGAACATTGTGTCAGTTGCCCGAAAGGCCATCATCCGACATGACTACTCAGCTGTACTCACAGTCTTCCCCATCTTACGGCATCTTAAGCAAACCAAGCCCGAGTTTGATCAGGTACTTCAG GGCACAGCTGCCAGCACCAAGAACAAGCTGCCAGGACTCATTACTTCCATGGAGACCACTGGTGCCAAAGCCCTTGAGGATTTTGCTGATAACATCAAG AATGACCCAGACAAGGAATACAACATGCCCAAGGATGGCACTGTCCATGAGCTCACAAGCAAT GCCATCCTCTTCCTGCAGCAGCTTCTAGACTTTCAGGAAACAGCTGGTGCCATGCTGGCCTCACAAG TCCTTGGGGACACATACAATATTCCTTTAGACCCCCGAG AGACAAGTTCCTCTGCCACCAGCTATAACTCCGAATTCAGCAAACGACTACTAAGCACCTATATCT GTAAAGTTCTCGGTAACCTGCAACTAAACCTGCTCAGCAAGTCCAAAGTATATGAGGACCCAGCACTAAGGGCCATTTTTCTGCACAACAACTACAACTACATCCTCAAATCCCTGGAAAA GTCAGAACTCATCCATCTGGTGGCAGTGACCCAGAAGACAGCTGAGCGCTCGTACCGAGAACACATTGAGCAGCAGATTCAAACATACCAGCGCAG CTGGCTAAAGGTAACTGACTACATTTCtgaaaagaacctacctgtattCCAACCTGGAGTCAAG CTCCGAGACAAGGAACGACAGATGATAAAGGAACGCTTTAAG GGCTTCAATGATGGCCTCGAAGAGCTCTGCAAAATCCAAAAGGCCTGGGCCATTCCAGACACTGAACAGAGGGACAAGATCCGCCAGGCTCAGAAAACCATTGTCAAAGAGAACTATGGGGCCTTCCTGCACAG GTATGCCAGCGTACCCTTCACCAAGAATCCTGAGAAGTACATCAAGTACCGCGTGGAGCAGGTGGCAGACATGATCGAGCGCCTATTTGACACATCAGCCTGA
- the EXOC7 gene encoding exocyst complex component 7 isoform X6, with protein sequence MIPPQEASVRRREIEDKLKQEEETLSFIRDSLEKSDQLTKNMVSILSSFESRLMKLENSIIPVHKQTENLQRLQENVEKTLSCLDHVISYYHVASDTEKIIREGPTGRLEEYLGCMAKIQKAVEYFQDNNPDSPELNRVKFLFERGKESLESEFRSLMTRHSKVVSPVLILDLISGEDEMEAQDDMTLEHLSESVLHDVIRISRWLVEYGRNQDFMNVYYQIRSSQLDRSIKGLKEHFRKSTTSSGVPYSPAIPNKRKDTPTKKPVKRPGHEHDFRVKHLSEALNDKHGPLAGRDDMLDMEIDAYIHCVSAFVKLAQSEYQLLTDIIPEHHQKKTFDSLIQDALDGLMMEGENIVSVARKAIIRHDYSAVLTVFPILRHLKQTKPEFDQVLQGTAASTKNKLPGLITSMETTGAKALEDFADNIKNDPDKEYNMPKDGTVHELTSNAILFLQQLLDFQETAGAMLASQETSSSATSYNSEFSKRLLSTYICKVLGNLQLNLLSKSKVYEDPALRAIFLHNNYNYILKSLEKSELIHLVAVTQKTAERSYREHIEQQIQTYQRSWLKVTDYISEKNLPVFQPGVKLRDKERQMIKERFKGFNDGLEELCKIQKAWAIPDTEQRDKIRQAQKTIVKENYGAFLHRYASVPFTKNPEKYIKYRVEQVADMIERLFDTSA encoded by the exons ATGATTCCTCCTCAGGAGGCGTCCGTGCGGCGGCGAGAAATAGAGGACAAATTGAAGCAG GAGGAAGAGACGCTCTCTTTTATCCGAGACAGCCTGGAAAAGAGCGACCAGCTCACCAAGAACATG GTTTCTATCCTATCATCTTTTGAGAGCCGGCTTATGAAGCTGGAGAACTCCATCATTCCTGTGCACAAGCAAACAGAGAATCTACAGCGATTACAAGAGAACGTGGAGAAGACCCTATCCTGTCTAGACCATGTCATCAGCTATTACCATGTGGCCAGTGACACAGAGAAGATAATTAGGGAAGG CCCCACAGGAAGGCTGGAGGAATACCTAGGATGCATGGCCAAAATACAGAAGGCAGTGGAGTATTTTCAGGACAACAATCCTGACAGCCCAGAGCTGAACCGCGTG AAGTTCCTGTTTGAGCGTGGAAAAGAGTCCCTGGAGTCTGAGTTCCGAAGTTTGATGACTCGGCACAGTAAGGTCGTCTCCCCTGTGCTTATTCTGGACCTGATCAGTGGGGAAGATGAAATGGAGGCTCAAGATGACATGACTCTGGAGCACCTCTCTGAGAGTGTGCTCCATGATGTCATTCGAATTTCTCGCTGGCTGGTGGAATATGGCAGGAACCAAG ATTTCATGAATGTTTACTATCAGATCCGTTCCAGTCAGCTGGACCGCTCCATCAAGGGCCTGAAAGAGCACTTTCGAAAAAGTACTACTTCTTCTGGAGTTCCTTACTCCCCTGCTATTCCCAATAAAAGGAAAGATACACCTACCAAAAAACCAGTCAAACGGCCAG GTCACGAGCATGATTTCCGAGTTAAGCATCTGTCCGAGGCCCTGAACGACAAGCACGGGCCACTGGCCG GGAGGGATGATATGCTGGATATGGAAATCGATGCCTACATCCACTGCGTCAGTGCCTTTGTCAAGTTGGCACAAAGCGAGTACCAGCTGCTGACAGATATCATCCCGGAACACCATCAAAAAAAGACCTTTGACTCCCTTATCCAG GACGCATTGGATGGACTGATGATGGAGGGGGAGAACATTGTGTCAGTTGCCCGAAAGGCCATCATCCGACATGACTACTCAGCTGTACTCACAGTCTTCCCCATCTTACGGCATCTTAAGCAAACCAAGCCCGAGTTTGATCAGGTACTTCAG GGCACAGCTGCCAGCACCAAGAACAAGCTGCCAGGACTCATTACTTCCATGGAGACCACTGGTGCCAAAGCCCTTGAGGATTTTGCTGATAACATCAAG AATGACCCAGACAAGGAATACAACATGCCCAAGGATGGCACTGTCCATGAGCTCACAAGCAAT GCCATCCTCTTCCTGCAGCAGCTTCTAGACTTTCAGGAAACAGCTGGTGCCATGCTGGCCTCACAAG AGACAAGTTCCTCTGCCACCAGCTATAACTCCGAATTCAGCAAACGACTACTAAGCACCTATATCT GTAAAGTTCTCGGTAACCTGCAACTAAACCTGCTCAGCAAGTCCAAAGTATATGAGGACCCAGCACTAAGGGCCATTTTTCTGCACAACAACTACAACTACATCCTCAAATCCCTGGAAAA GTCAGAACTCATCCATCTGGTGGCAGTGACCCAGAAGACAGCTGAGCGCTCGTACCGAGAACACATTGAGCAGCAGATTCAAACATACCAGCGCAG CTGGCTAAAGGTAACTGACTACATTTCtgaaaagaacctacctgtattCCAACCTGGAGTCAAG CTCCGAGACAAGGAACGACAGATGATAAAGGAACGCTTTAAG GGCTTCAATGATGGCCTCGAAGAGCTCTGCAAAATCCAAAAGGCCTGGGCCATTCCAGACACTGAACAGAGGGACAAGATCCGCCAGGCTCAGAAAACCATTGTCAAAGAGAACTATGGGGCCTTCCTGCACAG GTATGCCAGCGTACCCTTCACCAAGAATCCTGAGAAGTACATCAAGTACCGCGTGGAGCAGGTGGCAGACATGATCGAGCGCCTATTTGACACATCAGCCTGA